Proteins from a genomic interval of Ignavibacteriales bacterium:
- a CDS encoding zinc ribbon domain-containing protein — translation MTCPHCSVENPSGAKFCSSCGSVLEKACGECGFLSPPDDRFCRACGQPLAAAAGEPTSRQPIPVKQYSRQDIEELLVLRRLVRKEEIASKTLNQDDVDKLFG, via the coding sequence ATGACATGTCCTCATTGCAGTGTCGAGAATCCGTCCGGCGCGAAATTCTGCAGTTCCTGCGGGTCGGTGCTGGAGAAAGCATGCGGCGAGTGCGGTTTCCTTTCCCCGCCCGACGATCGATTCTGCAGGGCATGCGGCCAGCCCCTCGCGGCTGCAGCCGGCGAACCCACATCTCGACAACCGATTCCCGTAAAACAGTATTCCCGGCAAGATATCGAGGAACTCCTGGTGCTGCGAAGGCTGGTCAGGAAAGAGGAGATTGCCTCGAAAACACTGAACCAGGACGACGTCGACAAACTTTTCGGATAA
- a CDS encoding sensor histidine kinase, translated as MNSRKLPVDSGDGERPSHPGAQPLRFIPRLPEPLATEFAPAERATREEILTQARKLPQIPLLHSFISSVFDIVLVLNKERQIVLANDKFYRFMGARETGSFLGQRFGEALQCVHANETPGGCGTSEFCRACGAIGAILSSQLGNVSAQEWHLARKDIVEPLDLRVYASPLKEDDYQFTIFAVSDISHEKRRRALERIFFHDVLNTAGGLRGFIELLKHSDSSEAEELKTPILELAQQLVEEIKAQRDLVAAENNELSITFIPTKSVAFMHEICDAYKNHDAARFKTLQVDSTSSEIEFLTDPTLLRRVVGNMVKNALEASGDNETIQLSSRSSKTGIEFLVHNPRFMPRHVQLQVFQRSFSTKGANRGLGTYSMKLLGEQYLRGKVTFTSFSEGGTTFKIWLPLVRSGRQGVTDDMTW; from the coding sequence ATGAATTCAAGAAAACTGCCGGTTGATTCCGGAGACGGCGAACGCCCTTCCCACCCGGGCGCCCAGCCACTCAGGTTTATCCCCCGGCTTCCCGAACCACTCGCAACCGAATTCGCCCCGGCTGAACGGGCGACGCGGGAAGAAATTCTCACCCAAGCGCGGAAACTCCCGCAGATACCGCTGCTCCATAGCTTCATCAGTTCGGTGTTTGACATCGTGTTGGTGTTGAACAAAGAGCGCCAGATCGTCCTCGCAAACGACAAGTTCTACAGGTTCATGGGGGCCCGCGAGACTGGGTCGTTCCTTGGACAGCGTTTCGGCGAAGCGCTTCAATGCGTTCACGCAAACGAAACGCCCGGAGGATGCGGCACATCGGAGTTCTGCCGGGCCTGCGGCGCCATCGGAGCTATTCTCTCCAGCCAGCTTGGAAACGTGTCTGCGCAGGAATGGCACCTGGCACGCAAGGACATTGTCGAACCTCTCGACCTCAGGGTCTATGCATCGCCGCTCAAAGAAGACGACTATCAGTTCACCATCTTCGCCGTGTCCGACATCAGCCACGAGAAACGACGAAGAGCCCTCGAGCGCATTTTCTTCCATGACGTCCTGAATACCGCGGGAGGTCTTCGGGGATTCATTGAGCTCCTGAAGCATTCCGATTCTTCAGAGGCGGAAGAACTCAAGACTCCCATCCTCGAGCTCGCACAGCAGCTCGTCGAAGAAATTAAGGCACAGAGAGACCTGGTCGCAGCTGAAAACAACGAGCTGTCGATCACCTTCATCCCGACGAAGTCGGTGGCCTTCATGCACGAAATCTGCGATGCTTATAAGAATCATGATGCAGCGAGATTCAAGACGCTCCAGGTCGATTCCACATCATCGGAGATCGAGTTTCTCACAGACCCGACGCTGCTCCGGCGCGTCGTGGGAAATATGGTGAAGAATGCTCTGGAGGCATCCGGCGACAACGAGACAATCCAGCTCTCCAGCCGGTCAAGCAAGACAGGGATCGAATTTCTCGTGCACAACCCGCGCTTCATGCCGCGACACGTCCAGCTGCAGGTGTTTCAGCGTTCGTTCTCAACCAAAGGGGCGAACCGAGGTCTCGGCACGTACAGTATGAAACTTCTCGGGGAGCAATACCTGCGCGGGAAGGTGACGTTTACAAGTTTTTCAGAAGGGGGCACAACGTTCAAGATCTGGCTGCCTCTTGTCCGCTCGGGCAGACAAGGGGTGACGGATGATATGACCTGGTGA
- a CDS encoding GspE/PulE family protein, translating to MAITREQQQLLDVLVAEKILRADQVESKRVILEETARQKGIARSLIEILSVPEDDIVKGICKAFGLARMKIATEIETAPSNVLTEDEILRYRAIPVFQIGLELTVAVIDPLSPTDRNELQRITGGRVLPVVTTISDFEAAFQKYGGALDKLERIGSSLDLSKYDMRNRGTGTSVRGMDLETEASMSKMVDELLLRAAKSGSSDIHIEPGEEELMIRFRVDGVLQRIVSLPMSYHQGLIAVIKARAGMDMFERTIPLDGRITLTFADRVFDVRINTLPLLYGEKMVLRLLSKTSMILSLDNLGFSKENLVKFRSLLTVPNGIVLVTGPTGSGKTTTLYAGLNEMKNVGRNITTVENPVEYKLDLINQVQVVAERGLTFAAALRAILRQDPNVVLIGEIRDAETGTIATEAALTGHLVLSTMHTNDAIGAIPRMINLGVEPFWVSASIIGVLAQRLVRKLCVRCYEEYEPESTKLESSGLLNLPLGTTLFRPRGCSSCNGIGYKGRVAMHEVLAVTDDMRDLISSEVTTTKLRALAVKGGFREMYFDGLQKALAGITSLEEVLRVTRRN from the coding sequence ATGGCCATCACACGCGAGCAACAACAACTGCTGGATGTGCTCGTTGCGGAGAAAATCCTTCGGGCGGACCAGGTTGAATCGAAGCGCGTGATACTTGAAGAAACGGCGCGCCAGAAGGGAATCGCCCGGAGCCTGATTGAAATTCTCTCTGTGCCGGAAGACGACATCGTCAAAGGCATCTGCAAAGCTTTCGGCTTGGCACGCATGAAAATCGCCACCGAAATCGAAACTGCCCCTTCCAACGTACTCACCGAAGACGAGATTCTCCGATACCGCGCAATTCCCGTGTTCCAGATCGGCCTTGAGCTGACGGTTGCTGTCATTGATCCGCTTTCACCAACCGACCGCAATGAGCTTCAAAGAATCACAGGTGGGCGCGTCCTCCCCGTGGTGACCACAATCTCCGACTTCGAGGCAGCGTTCCAGAAATATGGCGGTGCCCTGGACAAGCTTGAACGGATTGGCTCATCGCTCGACCTGTCGAAATACGATATGCGTAATCGTGGTACAGGCACGTCAGTGCGCGGCATGGACCTCGAGACCGAAGCGTCGATGTCAAAGATGGTGGACGAATTGCTTCTTCGCGCGGCGAAGTCAGGTTCGAGTGACATTCATATTGAGCCGGGAGAAGAGGAATTGATGATCCGCTTCAGGGTTGACGGCGTTCTTCAGCGGATCGTCTCACTGCCGATGTCATATCACCAGGGACTCATCGCAGTCATCAAAGCGCGGGCAGGTATGGATATGTTCGAGCGGACGATACCGCTTGACGGAAGAATCACGCTCACGTTCGCCGATCGGGTGTTCGATGTCCGAATCAACACGCTCCCTCTGTTGTATGGGGAGAAGATGGTGCTGCGGCTCCTGAGCAAGACATCGATGATCCTGAGTCTCGACAACCTCGGCTTCTCGAAGGAGAATCTCGTCAAGTTTCGTTCCTTGCTGACGGTTCCGAACGGCATCGTGCTTGTCACGGGTCCGACGGGCAGCGGCAAGACGACGACGTTGTACGCCGGATTGAATGAGATGAAAAACGTCGGCCGGAACATCACGACGGTCGAGAATCCGGTGGAATACAAGCTCGATCTCATCAACCAGGTGCAGGTTGTCGCCGAGCGTGGTCTGACTTTTGCCGCGGCACTCAGGGCGATCCTCCGCCAGGATCCAAACGTTGTTCTCATCGGCGAGATCCGCGATGCTGAAACCGGAACGATTGCCACCGAAGCAGCGCTGACGGGACATCTTGTCCTCAGCACCATGCACACCAACGACGCCATTGGAGCGATCCCGCGTATGATCAACCTTGGTGTGGAACCCTTTTGGGTCAGCGCGTCCATCATCGGTGTGTTGGCGCAGCGGTTGGTGAGGAAACTCTGCGTCCGATGCTACGAAGAGTACGAGCCTGAAAGTACTAAACTTGAATCTTCAGGATTACTCAACCTCCCGCTCGGCACAACCCTGTTCCGGCCCCGGGGATGCAGTTCCTGCAACGGCATCGGCTACAAAGGCCGTGTGGCAATGCACGAAGTTCTTGCCGTAACCGATGACATGCGCGACCTGATCTCCAGTGAGGTTACGACGACAAAACTCAGGGCCCTTGCGGTCAAGGGTGGGTTCCGGGAGATGTACTTTGATGGATTGCAGAAGGCCCTTGCGGGCATCACGTCGCTCGAAGAAGTGCTGCGCGTGACACGCCGCAACTGA
- a CDS encoding response regulator yields the protein MAFPYRVLAIDDSPHFRILITKLLKRFGFESVETGENGKLGLQKFDTFNPHVVFLDGIMPEMDGLTVLRSIKQKSPSTIVVVTSSLSERDKVLQFKESGADLYLMKPFEEAKLQEVAQKVVAILEARTKASS from the coding sequence ATGGCATTCCCTTATCGCGTCCTCGCTATTGATGATTCACCCCACTTTCGCATACTCATAACGAAATTGCTGAAACGATTCGGGTTTGAGTCTGTCGAGACCGGAGAGAATGGAAAACTGGGGTTGCAGAAGTTTGACACCTTCAATCCTCATGTCGTGTTCCTTGATGGCATCATGCCTGAAATGGACGGCCTGACAGTTCTTCGGTCGATCAAGCAAAAAAGCCCCTCCACGATCGTCGTAGTGACTTCCTCTCTCTCGGAGCGTGACAAAGTTCTTCAGTTCAAAGAGAGCGGCGCAGATCTCTATCTGATGAAGCCGTTCGAGGAAGCGAAGCTTCAGGAAGTCGCTCAGAAGGTTGTGGCCATTCTGGAGGCTCGCACGAAGGCAAGCTCATGA
- a CDS encoding alpha-L-fucosidase, translating into MRLLFSLFFAVICVARSQQPQQRDYLQETKAQREARMQWWSEARFGMFIHWGLYSIPAGEWKGSTNHAEWIRTTAQIPLTEYDKFVGQFNPVKFNAVEWVRMAKNAGMKYITITSKHHDGFCLFDSKYTEFDVMSTPFKRDIMKELADACHKEGIKICWYHSIMDWHHPDYLPRREWEKDRSAAGAEFDRYFQHLKNQLKELLTNYGEIGVLWFDGEWESTWNTKYGTELYNYVRSLQPNIIINNRVGAGRSGMEGFTKAGEFAGDFGTPEQEIPATGLSGVSWETCMTMNDNWGFNKHDDRWKSTDDLVQKLADIASKGGNFLLNIGPTSEGVFPQPAIDRLGQLGDWMKVNGEAIYETKASPFKNLEWGRCTQKTIDGGVRLYLHVFKWPASGKLVVPGILNEPKIAYLLADRERQHLLVRRQEDAIVINVPGKAPDPINSVIVLDVRGNIDVTSPPKIGAKFEVFIDGLDVSVGSEREKVEIRYSLDGSLPTANSKLVAGPIRVTETTTVTARCFCDGSPVSGPGSATFTKVSPNPAVNIAGLAAGIQYSCYQGDWNVLPDFGKLKPVKEGVTSVFDISLGAQPEYFGLDFNGFIRVPENGVYAFSTESDDGSRLFVDGKMIADNDGLHGNREVKGVVALAVGLHGIRVQYFQKGGGRDLKVFVEGPKGEKLVIPASMLFYQQK; encoded by the coding sequence ATGAGACTCCTCTTTTCGCTCTTCTTCGCCGTCATCTGTGTCGCGCGTTCCCAACAACCACAACAGAGGGACTATCTCCAGGAAACGAAGGCGCAGCGCGAAGCGCGCATGCAATGGTGGAGTGAGGCAAGGTTCGGCATGTTCATTCACTGGGGGTTGTACTCCATCCCCGCAGGTGAATGGAAGGGGAGCACAAACCACGCCGAGTGGATCCGGACGACGGCGCAGATCCCGCTCACGGAGTACGACAAGTTCGTCGGACAATTCAATCCCGTCAAGTTCAACGCCGTTGAGTGGGTGCGGATGGCAAAGAACGCAGGGATGAAATATATCACCATCACATCGAAGCACCACGATGGCTTCTGCCTCTTCGACTCGAAGTACACGGAGTTCGATGTCATGTCGACGCCGTTCAAGCGCGATATCATGAAAGAGCTGGCAGACGCGTGCCACAAGGAGGGAATCAAAATCTGCTGGTATCATTCGATCATGGATTGGCATCACCCCGATTACCTTCCACGGCGCGAATGGGAGAAGGATCGTTCGGCCGCGGGAGCTGAGTTCGACCGCTATTTTCAGCATCTCAAGAACCAGCTCAAGGAGCTGTTGACGAATTACGGTGAGATCGGCGTGCTCTGGTTCGACGGGGAATGGGAGTCAACCTGGAACACGAAGTACGGGACTGAACTCTATAACTATGTGAGAAGTCTGCAGCCAAACATCATCATCAACAACCGCGTCGGAGCCGGACGATCGGGGATGGAAGGATTCACCAAGGCCGGTGAGTTCGCTGGCGATTTCGGCACGCCGGAACAGGAAATCCCGGCGACCGGGTTGTCGGGAGTCTCATGGGAAACCTGCATGACAATGAACGACAATTGGGGCTTCAACAAACACGATGACCGCTGGAAATCAACGGATGACCTGGTTCAGAAGCTGGCCGACATTGCTTCCAAGGGGGGCAACTTCCTCCTCAATATCGGTCCGACATCCGAAGGCGTGTTTCCTCAGCCTGCTATCGATCGCCTCGGGCAGCTTGGTGACTGGATGAAAGTCAACGGTGAGGCGATCTATGAGACCAAAGCAAGTCCTTTCAAGAATCTCGAGTGGGGTCGTTGCACACAGAAGACCATCGATGGCGGCGTACGGCTCTATCTCCATGTTTTCAAATGGCCTGCCAGTGGAAAACTGGTGGTACCGGGAATCCTGAATGAGCCAAAGATCGCGTACCTCCTTGCCGACCGGGAACGACAGCATCTTCTGGTGCGCAGACAGGAGGATGCCATCGTGATCAACGTTCCGGGGAAGGCGCCCGATCCGATCAACAGTGTCATCGTGCTGGATGTGCGTGGAAATATCGATGTGACGAGTCCGCCAAAAATCGGGGCGAAGTTCGAAGTGTTCATCGATGGGCTGGATGTCAGCGTTGGATCGGAGCGGGAGAAAGTTGAAATCCGGTACTCGCTTGACGGGAGCCTTCCTACAGCGAATTCCAAACTGGTGGCTGGTCCAATCAGGGTGACGGAAACAACGACTGTGACCGCACGGTGTTTCTGTGACGGAAGTCCGGTGAGCGGCCCGGGGTCTGCCACGTTCACGAAGGTCTCTCCAAATCCCGCTGTGAACATCGCAGGTCTCGCGGCCGGGATACAATACTCGTGCTATCAGGGAGATTGGAACGTCCTGCCGGATTTCGGCAAACTCAAACCGGTGAAAGAAGGCGTGACATCAGTCTTTGATATCTCTCTAGGGGCTCAACCTGAGTATTTCGGTCTCGACTTCAACGGGTTCATCAGAGTTCCGGAAAACGGAGTCTACGCATTCTCCACAGAATCGGATGACGGAAGCCGGCTCTTTGTCGACGGGAAGATGATAGCAGACAATGATGGCTTGCACGGCAATCGTGAAGTGAAGGGGGTTGTCGCACTTGCCGTCGGTCTGCATGGGATTCGTGTCCAGTATTTCCAAAAAGGAGGGGGACGCGATTTGAAGGTCTTCGTCGAAGGTCCCAAAGGTGAAAAGCTGGTGATTCCGGCTTCGATGCTGTTCTATCAGCAGAAGTAA
- a CDS encoding DUF6067 family protein → MISKPALLSVIGVALILVLSLGVVSAQGLKNLFKPEQRYYGTGSWNADSLGNHRVVLKVQKKSGAVFAHIPWRRRDVNPGQKNIFIIDASTGKRITNVKWIRTDREAGEVMFEPQTAPGEYYVYYLIYRSRGSANYPKGYYQPVDRTADDAWPQKIGLDNLAGTESRIRNLEEAALVQFQSIDEFNSFYPMEVIATSDEMGTLFEKNAQSSFLVFPEDRDHPIKMTADLPYRWIEKGAARKFEGSADRGEFYAFQVGLYALKSKIENVRVTMTDLKGPGGSRIPAASFSSFNTGGTDWRGKALVKTLVVEKGLVQALWMGFQVPESVRPGLYVGEVSVAPSGMKEEKIQLELKVTGSLAVAHGDDNPLKLGRLRWLDSKLAADDGIVPPFTPVKVMDNVVSCLGRDVTLTSTGFPQRISSHFSPEVTSLISAGRDILAGPIELAIEDAAGKLMSWKGKSLAFTKKSEGVAAWRAESQAGNFKVAMEGSLEFDGFADFEVTLTASEESAVTDIRLEVPLVADVAKYMMGLGAKGGLRPKQLDWKWNPKFNQDAIWIGDVNAGVQVSFRDENYVRPLNTNFYLLKPLAMPPSWYNDGKGGIRFNEEGGVLRLRATSGQRTVKTGQKLHFYFSLLITPFKVLDTDAQWSTRYYHKYTPINKIIETGANTVNVHHATEVNPYINYPFLRPDAMKAYADEAHSKGLRMKIYYTVRELSNRSPELFALRSLGDEVLSYGPGGGFSWLQEHLDTSYIAAWFVPELKDAAIINSGVSRWHNYYVEGLNWLVKNAGIDGIYIDDVAFDRTTMKRVRKVLDRNRPAALIDLHSANQFNPRDGFANSANLYLEHFPYINRLWFGEYFDYDFAPDFWLVEVSGIPFGLMGEMLEKGGNPWRGMIYGMTARLPWAGDPTPVWKLMDEFGMSKSMMKGYWSADCPVKTDNKSVLATVYQKEGRTLIALASWDPKPVICNLAIDWKALGLNPSKAVLRAHQAKDFQQERTFGPNDGIPIDPGKGWLLVLSEKP, encoded by the coding sequence ATGATATCGAAACCAGCGTTGTTGTCCGTCATCGGGGTCGCACTGATCCTCGTACTCAGCCTGGGCGTCGTCTCGGCACAAGGATTGAAAAACCTGTTCAAACCTGAGCAGAGGTACTACGGCACAGGATCATGGAACGCCGACTCTCTGGGAAACCACCGCGTAGTGCTGAAGGTGCAGAAAAAGTCCGGCGCAGTCTTTGCCCATATTCCGTGGCGAAGGAGGGATGTAAACCCCGGACAGAAAAATATTTTCATCATCGATGCATCGACGGGGAAGAGGATCACAAATGTCAAGTGGATTCGGACAGACCGAGAAGCTGGGGAGGTGATGTTTGAGCCGCAGACAGCCCCGGGGGAATACTATGTGTATTACCTCATCTATCGATCGCGGGGATCGGCGAACTATCCCAAGGGGTACTATCAGCCGGTGGATCGGACAGCAGATGACGCTTGGCCGCAGAAGATCGGGCTGGACAATTTGGCGGGGACGGAGTCCCGTATAAGAAACCTGGAGGAAGCGGCGCTGGTTCAGTTCCAATCGATCGATGAGTTCAACAGTTTCTACCCCATGGAGGTCATCGCAACCTCAGACGAGATGGGAACGCTATTTGAGAAAAATGCTCAGTCTTCCTTTCTTGTTTTTCCTGAAGATCGGGACCATCCGATAAAGATGACGGCTGATCTCCCTTACAGATGGATAGAGAAGGGAGCTGCTCGCAAGTTTGAAGGATCCGCTGATCGGGGGGAATTCTATGCGTTTCAGGTTGGCTTGTACGCTCTGAAATCAAAGATCGAGAATGTGCGAGTCACTATGACTGATCTGAAAGGCCCCGGTGGAAGCAGGATCCCTGCCGCGAGTTTCTCGAGCTTCAATACCGGAGGTACGGACTGGAGGGGGAAAGCGCTCGTGAAAACCCTGGTCGTTGAGAAGGGGCTTGTCCAGGCGTTGTGGATGGGCTTTCAGGTCCCGGAGAGCGTACGGCCGGGGCTGTACGTCGGGGAAGTCAGCGTTGCGCCGAGCGGAATGAAAGAAGAGAAGATACAACTCGAGCTCAAAGTCACCGGTTCCCTCGCCGTTGCTCACGGGGACGACAACCCGCTCAAACTCGGTCGACTGCGCTGGCTTGATTCGAAGCTCGCCGCCGATGACGGTATCGTGCCGCCGTTCACGCCGGTCAAAGTCATGGACAACGTCGTCAGCTGCCTCGGTCGTGATGTGACGCTGACGTCAACAGGATTCCCTCAGCGGATATCCAGTCACTTCTCGCCGGAGGTCACGAGCCTCATCTCTGCGGGGAGAGACATTCTGGCCGGGCCAATCGAGCTGGCGATTGAGGATGCCGCCGGGAAGCTGATGTCGTGGAAGGGAAAGAGTCTGGCTTTCACAAAGAAGAGTGAAGGGGTGGCAGCGTGGAGGGCCGAGAGTCAAGCCGGCAATTTCAAGGTGGCAATGGAAGGCAGTCTGGAGTTTGACGGTTTCGCGGATTTTGAGGTGACACTGACAGCAAGTGAAGAAAGCGCTGTCACCGATATCAGGCTGGAAGTGCCGCTCGTCGCTGATGTGGCAAAATATATGATGGGTCTTGGGGCGAAGGGGGGATTGCGTCCGAAGCAGCTTGACTGGAAGTGGAATCCGAAATTCAACCAGGACGCAATCTGGATCGGCGACGTCAATGCCGGTGTGCAGGTGAGCTTCAGGGATGAGAATTACGTCCGCCCGCTCAACACGAATTTCTATCTCCTGAAACCGCTTGCCATGCCTCCGTCGTGGTACAACGACGGCAAAGGGGGCATACGGTTCAATGAAGAAGGGGGCGTCCTCCGGCTTCGGGCCACCAGTGGACAGAGAACGGTCAAGACCGGGCAGAAGCTCCACTTCTACTTTTCACTCCTGATCACGCCGTTCAAGGTCCTGGACACGGACGCACAGTGGAGCACCCGATACTACCACAAATACACTCCGATTAATAAGATCATCGAAACCGGGGCGAATACCGTCAACGTGCACCATGCAACAGAGGTCAATCCATATATCAACTATCCGTTTCTCAGGCCGGATGCGATGAAAGCGTACGCGGACGAAGCGCACTCGAAGGGTCTTCGGATGAAGATCTACTACACCGTGCGGGAGCTTTCGAATCGGTCTCCGGAATTGTTTGCACTGAGGAGTTTGGGCGACGAAGTCCTTTCGTACGGCCCCGGGGGAGGATTTTCGTGGCTTCAAGAGCACCTGGACACGAGCTATATCGCCGCGTGGTTTGTCCCCGAGTTGAAAGATGCGGCAATTATCAACAGCGGTGTCTCGAGGTGGCACAACTATTACGTAGAAGGACTGAACTGGCTGGTAAAGAACGCAGGGATCGATGGAATCTACATCGACGACGTCGCATTTGACCGGACCACGATGAAGAGGGTACGAAAGGTCCTGGATCGAAACAGGCCTGCCGCCTTGATCGATCTGCACTCAGCGAACCAGTTCAACCCGCGTGACGGCTTTGCGAACAGCGCGAATCTCTACCTCGAACACTTTCCGTACATTAACCGGCTTTGGTTCGGAGAGTACTTCGACTACGACTTTGCTCCGGACTTCTGGCTCGTAGAAGTGTCAGGGATCCCGTTCGGTCTGATGGGAGAGATGCTCGAAAAGGGAGGCAACCCATGGCGTGGAATGATATACGGTATGACGGCAAGGCTTCCCTGGGCGGGCGATCCGACTCCCGTTTGGAAACTCATGGACGAGTTCGGCATGAGCAAAAGTATGATGAAGGGGTACTGGTCGGCGGATTGTCCGGTCAAAACAGACAACAAGAGCGTCCTCGCGACAGTATATCAGAAAGAAGGGAGGACGCTTATTGCGCTTGCAAGCTGGGATCCAAAACCAGTCATCTGCAATTTGGCCATCGACTGGAAAGCGCTGGGTCTCAATCCCTCAAAGGCAGTTCTGCGGGCACATCAGGCGAAGGACTTCCAGCAGGAGAGAACATTTGGGCCAAATGACGGCATTCCGATTGATCCCGGAAAAGGATGGCTGCTCGTGCTCAGCGAAAAACCCTGA
- a CDS encoding SDR family oxidoreductase has translation MTDGKICLITGATSGIGEVTAHSLARQGATTLIVSRNKEKGERVRAEIIEKTRNADVHVYIADLSSQRDIRKLAGQIKTDHPRIDVLVNNAGGIFDRRILTVDGIELTLALNHLGYFLLTNLLLEMLRAAPSARIVNVSSQAHQFGTMKFSDIQYEHGYNPMKSYARSKAANILFTYELARRTPGTTITVNTLHPGSVRTNFGKQLSGVAGFVFKHLDIFMRSAEKGAETVIWLASSPEVEGVTGKYFLDEKEIRSSRISYDESVAHRLWEVSAQMTGL, from the coding sequence ATGACCGACGGCAAGATATGCCTCATCACCGGCGCGACGTCCGGAATTGGCGAGGTCACAGCTCATTCTCTGGCCCGCCAGGGGGCAACAACTCTGATAGTTTCTCGAAACAAGGAGAAGGGAGAGAGAGTGCGGGCCGAGATTATTGAGAAAACAAGAAACGCGGATGTGCATGTCTACATCGCTGATCTCTCGTCACAGAGGGACATTCGAAAACTGGCGGGGCAAATCAAAACGGATCATCCGAGAATCGATGTCCTCGTCAACAATGCCGGCGGGATATTCGACAGGAGGATTCTGACGGTCGATGGCATCGAATTGACCCTGGCTCTGAATCACCTGGGGTATTTTCTTCTGACCAACCTTCTGCTCGAGATGCTTCGTGCCGCCCCTTCGGCCCGAATCGTGAATGTCAGCTCCCAGGCGCATCAATTCGGAACGATGAAATTCAGCGACATACAGTACGAACACGGCTATAACCCTATGAAATCGTATGCCCGATCGAAGGCTGCAAACATTCTGTTCACCTACGAACTTGCGCGCCGGACGCCCGGCACCACTATCACGGTCAACACCTTGCACCCCGGTTCGGTGCGGACGAACTTCGGAAAGCAACTCTCGGGGGTTGCAGGCTTCGTTTTCAAGCACCTCGATATCTTCATGAGAAGCGCAGAGAAAGGAGCCGAGACGGTCATCTGGCTCGCGTCGTCTCCGGAAGTGGAGGGAGTAACAGGCAAGTACTTCCTCGACGAGAAAGAGATCCGGTCGTCCAGGATTTCATATGACGAAAGCGTCGCTCATCGCCTGTGGGAAGTCAGTGCACAGATGACAGGGCTCTAG